GTTATCAGCGTAGAGATAGATGGTGGCTAAGAAGAAGCAGGTagaacaaagaacaaaggtaAAAGCCATTGTCATAGGCTGTTGGGAAGTAAAGGAAAATAAGACGTGAGATGTGACCGTTAGATTTACTAACCAGAGCTTACTGGTAAACTCCAAGGAGGCAATTTCAGTGAGGGGGTGGGAGAAAAGGCTGGATCCTATGATAGAGCCTGACAGATATTCACCAAACCCAGTTCTTCCTCCTACTGAGCGCTTTGCTAAATTTCATTTCCTGACCTCCCTTGTAGCTGGATGGGGCCAGGTGACCGAGTTCTGGCCATTGAACTGTGGGGAAGTGATGCACCATCACCTCCAGGACATAGTCCTTAGCCTCATCCTGCATGGAccctctcctccccagcctcccagccagAGTAGAGGGGCTGGGGGATGGCAAGGCCTTGAGGGTGCATAGCAAATGGAAGCTAGGGGACTAATGATTATGACGTGGAGCCaggggattacctgaggtcaggctGGATAGGGCTTACGGATAAGCAGGCCAATGGGGCCAGCAGGCCTGGACACCCTGGAGTTAGCAGTGGAGTAGGAGAGCATACAGTAGAACAGCAATGACCACAAGGGTCAGAGCAGGTCAGTGGACAGTCAGGACAGCTGGATTTTGGAAGTCGGGTCAGTCAGAGGGGTCCACAAGCCTGAAGAACTTGGAAGTTCTGCAGGATCAGGCTGAGACTCCTGCAGGGCCACAAATTCCTGGAGTTGAAAGTCAGCAGCAGCAAAACTCCTGCATGTGCCAGGCACACACTTCGTATGTTCCTACTCACCACTGCAGAGACCCCTGGGGCCCCGGCTCTAAGTCCACCACCACAGACAGGGTGCTCATCTGAACCGTGCAGAAGGAAAAACAGGCCACATTTCGACACTAGCTGAGCCACACTCAGTTTACCTCCTTGTTGCATCAACCTGACTCAATTCACAGAGGATCAGGTGGGAGACCACCTGAGGTCTCAGCCTTGTTCTGCTGCTCACCCATGGGGGACCTTGAGCAATCTCTTCCCCTTGCTGCACCTGAGCCCCTTCTCTGCAAAGTGGAGGGGtcagaatgaattattttaatgtctCTTGTTCTAAAATCTTGCATCATGCTTTCTGCCCCTGAACTCCCAGCAGGCATGAGTTCTGTTTGCTAATAGCAGCCTTCCAACACGCCTGACAAGGGCAAGTTTGCAGCCTTCGGCCTGTGAGTGTTAGAGACCAGGCAGGCCTCCAGTAGGAAGGGGAACTCTCCCTAGGAAAGGGGGCGTTGAGAGGAGTAGCCCAGAGTCAGCAAGTCCTACACCCCTGGGAGGGGGctgccttctatttctttcttgtttcttttcttctttaacctacattttcttctttaatctacATTTACAACCAAGCACTTTCCTTTCTGTTCCCATTTCTTGTTCCCTTTATGATGGAATGGCTCCACCCTCCAGAACCACCTCTCTTCCAGGGAAAAAGAGAATTGGAGGATGGGAAGTGTCTTCCCGGTTGGCTTTCCTTGCTGGGGCCAACTTCAACCTGGCTTGGTTCTGCTCTTCCCAAAAGACGAGTCGGGCAGACAgggctttttgaaaagaaattgcTCTTCTCATCTAcccaaatatttgtttaaataaagaGACAAATTTCTCCACTCAGCTGTGACTCAGACTAATACTAAGTTTCTCCCCTATCCTACACCTACTATAGAACAAGAAGGTGGCCTGGGAGTGGACGGTGCAGTTGAGAAAACCAACCAACGCAAGTCCAGCATGGGTGTGAGAGTTGGCCAAGGTGGAAGGCTGTGCAGAGCATGACAAAGACACGGGTCACACCCAGCATGTACCTTTGTGACCCAGCTGGGTCAAAGACTTCTGAAGGCCTAGAAGTGGCAAGGAAGTCCCATTGGTTTATGCTCCAACACAGCCCCCTAAAGCCACCTCCCCTGTCTGCCGTGGAGGTGGCTGTGGGAGAGTAGCCAGGCAGGGAAGCAAGACCCATGAGCCACAGAACACCCGGAGAAGACAGAAGATGACCTCTCCAGGAAAAGGAAGTGTATTGTGCCTCTAAATTCCAAGAACTGGAGAAGGGAGAGACAATAAGCATCTTTATTATCCAAATTCTAGAGGAAATGGCTCTGCATAACAGCAGAACCTAATAGCTGCCAGGGTGGATGAGAAGTCATTCCTGAGGGTGGCCTCCATGCTGGATCTGCACAAGGGCTCTGTGAGTCTTGCGCCTGTTGGATGCCGTGCTGAGCCCAGTCTGCAGGGGACACAGCTGGCTGGTCCTGGAGCTCCCAGGAGGAGGCCTGGCCACAGGTGCCCCCTGTATACAATTGTGAAGGGAAACCCTTCCTCCCTGGTATGAAAATGACCAAGCCTCCTTGTTGGGCAGAGGAGTGTCCTTGGCTTCATCGGGGCAAGCAGCCGGCCACGGGGTCTGGCCGGGGAGGCACTGGCACAAAGTTCAGGGGGCAGAGCAGCAGCGGACACATCTTCTCGTGCTCCTTCAGTGCCTCTGTCAGGTGCTTCAGCTCCTCTGTCAGCTTTCCGATCTCTCTCCGCAGCATGGTGTTTTCTTGCTCCAGGCACTCATATTCCTGGAGGAGACAAAGAATGGGCAACATCATTTCTGATGCGGTGTTCCCTTCCTCCGTCCTCCTGTGCTGCGCTGCTTGCCTCTTGCCCATGAAAGCTGTCTCATTACGCATGTCCCCTCCACCACTCAGATATTCAGGTATTTGTCTATTTGATGAGTGTCTCTCCCCTCCCACTGGGAGAAActatttattgaggtataacttacataaaataaaatgtatctattttaaGTATGATccagtgagttttgacaaatgtatacacctGTGTTGATCAATACACAGAACATTGCACAGGACCTCATGCCCCTGTGCAGTTAGTTCCCCCAAATGCTGATGTGCTTCCGAAGATCTCTGTTGGGTTCACAGCTATactcccagcacctagaacagtacctggaacacaacaaatgtttgttgattgcactaacaaacaaacgaaaacatCCCTTGCCTTGGCTTTGCTCCAGCACTCACCTGTTCAGTTTCCTCTCCATCAGAGTTTACAGAGGCGTAGAACTGCAGGGGATCAGAGAGAACCCTTAGCCCAATCCGCACAATGTAGAAACCATCCATATCCAACTTGTTCTGGGCACTCCTGCCCTCAATGGACAGACTGTCATTTCTGGGCTGCTCTACTAGAAAAATCCTCTTtaggggctgagcatggtggctcaagcctgtaatcccagcactttgggaggccgagacgggcagatcatgaggtcaggagattgagatcatcctggctaacatggtgaaaccccatctctactaaaaaatacaaaaaattagccgggcgaggtggcgggcgcctgtagtcccagctactcgggaggctgaggcaggagaatggcgtaaacctgggaggcggagcttgcagtgagctgagattgcaccactgcactttagtctgggtgacagagcgagactctgtctcaaaaaaaaaaaagaaaaaagaaaaatcctctttgctgggcatggtgactcatgcttgtaatctcagcacttcaggaggtcaaggtgggaggatcacttaaggccaggagtttgagaccagcctggacaacacagtgggaccccatctctaaaaaatttttttttaaattagccaggcatggtgatgcacacctatagtcccaggtacttgagaggctccgccaggaggattgcttgaacctgggatttcgaggctgcaataagccatgattacagcactgtactccagcctgggtaacagagaaagatcccacgaaagaaagaaagaaaaagaaagaaagaaagaaagaaagaaagaaagaaagaaagaaagaaagaaagaaagaaagaaagaaagaaagaaagagagagagagagagagagaaagaaagaaagaaagaaagaaagaaagaaagaaagaaagaaaagaaagagaaagaaagaaagaaagaaaaagaaagaaagaaagaaagaaggaaggaaggaaggaaggaggaaggaaggaaggaaagaaagaaggaaaaaagaaagaaagaaagaaagaaagaaaggaaggaaagaaagaaagaagagagagagaggaaggaaggaaggaaggagggaaggaaggaaggaagggagggagggagggagggagggaaaagaaaagaaaaagctcttATTTGTACTGATCCAAACTCTCCCCCTTTCAAATGTACCTATTGGGCTTGGTTCTATTTAATAGAACCAAACCTAGTAGATCCAATGCTTTTTTCAACATCGCACTTCTTGAAATGTTAGGATACAGCCCTGTACCACTTCCCTTTATGTATTCTCTGAGCCCAGTTGTCTCAGGTCCTCTGAGTTCCTTGCATCAGGCTTTTCTTTGCCCTTCTGGGGACCCTCACCAACACACACTCCAATTTGCCAGAATATCTCAGAAAATGTTGCTCCCAGGATGCAATGCATGGTTCTGGAGACCATGCCAAGGGTAAATGTGTGGCAGTGACCTCTCCTGTGCTGGGCCCAAGCTGCTGAGGATTCTCCCTGAGCCTGCAGAGAAATGCAAGATTTGTCTGCCTGTGCTGCTTCTTTGTCTGTCCTTGGATGATGATGGATGATACGGGGCTTAAGGTAGGGTTTTACATCCGTCTCCACTGAATTTCATTCCTTATTTGGACATCTTCCAGCCCAGCAAAATTGCAAAATCTTTTTGAATCTCAATTGCATTGTCTCATGAATGATGATAGCACACAGCTTGAAGCCATCCACTAACTTAACACGCAGGTCTTCCTTTTCTTCATCCAAGTCATTAATAAGTTCTACAATAAATAGCCAATAGCAGAGCTCTACGGCATGCCAGTAGAGACCCTCTCTAGGCTGGCAATCTCATTTAAATCTTGCTgaaatgttttcattcatttctagTTTATAGTAAGGCTTTGTTGTATCATGCACACCATGCATTTCCCAAGCTCAGGGCCCAATTGTGTTACTCTTCACACTTTCTCTCTGAGTAGTAATTTTAAGGGAGTATCACTAAAGAAATCTGATCTTATAGCCCCCAAAGACACATGCAAATTATCAATCCTGCCCCTTTGCTCATGCAGTTATCCTTAACTGGACTGCCTTCCTCCTTTTCTGCGTGGGTTCAGCTCAAGCCCACCACctccaggaaggcttccctgaCCACAGTACCTACAGGAACCACATCTTTTATTATGTGTTCTATTCTATTTTGTATCATATTCAATCTCACTCATATTAAGTAACGTCTCTCCCCAAAGATCAGAAATGTAAAGGACCTAGGAACTTCTGCCACTCCTCTCCTCTACCCCCGCCTGATGCACCACACCACCAGCATCCACATGCTCAGTGATTCCTCAGCCCTCATCCTCTGCTTTTAACTCCACCCTTTCCTTTATAATGGACTCTCGGCATCTTCCTCCCTTTCAGAAGCAAGGGGTCTGGCGGGGCTGCCTGTAGAGTCTATCTGAGCCATTCCCCAGGAAGGCTCCCAGCATGTTCTGGAGCACTCTCCAGGGCAGCAGGCTGTTCTGGggccatgtggcttcaccagtaTACCGGCCCCATT
This DNA window, taken from Macaca mulatta isolate MMU2019108-1 chromosome 1, T2T-MMU8v2.0, whole genome shotgun sequence, encodes the following:
- the BATF3 gene encoding basic leucine zipper transcriptional factor ATF-like 3 isoform X2 — protein: MSQGLPAAGSVLQRSVAAPGNQPQPQPQSPEDDDRKVRRREKNRVAAQRSRKKQTQKADKLHEEYECLEQENTMLRREIGKLTEELKHLTEALKEHEKMCPLLLCPLNFVPVPPRPDPVAGCLPR